In Cherax quadricarinatus isolate ZL_2023a chromosome 1, ASM3850222v1, whole genome shotgun sequence, the DNA window ACAGTGTCTGGTAGGTAATGGTGACTGAACAGTGTCTGGTAGATAATGGTGTACGGACAGTGTCTGGTAGGTAATGGTGACTGAACAGTGTCTGGTAGGTAATGGTGACTGAACAGTGTCTGGTAGGTAATGGTGACTGAACAGTGTCTGGTAGGTAATGGTGACTGAACAGTGTCTGGTAGGTAATGGTGACTGAACAGTGTCTGGTAGGTAATGGTGACTGAACAGTGTCTGGTAGGTAATGGTGACTGAACAGTGTCTGGTAGGTAATGGTGACTGAACGGTGTCTGGTAGGTAATGGTGACTGAACAGTGTCAGGTAGGTAATGGTGACTGAACAGTGTCAGGTAGGTAATGGTGACTGAACAGTGTCTGGTAGGTAATGGTGACTGAACGGTGTCTGGTAGGTAATGGTGACTGAACAGTGTCAGGTAGGTAATGGTGACTGAACAGTGTCAGGTGGGTAATGGTGACTGAACAGTGTCTGGTAGGTAATGGTGACTGAACAGTGTCTGGTAGGTAATGGTGACTGAACAGTGTCTGGTAGGTAATGGTGACTGAACGGTGTCTGGTAGGTAATGGTGACTGAACAGTGTCTGGTAGGTAATGGTGACTGAACAGTGTCAGGTAGGTAATGGTGACTGAACAGTGTCTGGTAGGTAATGGTGACTGAACAGTGTCTGGTAGGTAATGGTGACTGAACAGTGTCTGGTAGGTAATGGTGACTGAACAGTGTCTGGTAGGTAATGGTGACTGAACAGTGTCTGGTAGGTAATGGTGACTGAACAGTGTCAGGTAGGTAATGGTGACTGAACAGTGTCAGGTAGGTAATGGTGACTGAACAGTGTCAGGTAGGTAATGGTGACTGAACAGTGTCTGGTAGGTAATGGTGACTGAACAGTGTCAGGTAGGTAATGGTGACTGAACAGTGTCTGGTAGGTAATGGTGACTGAACAGTGTCTGGTACGTAATGGTGACTGAACAGTGTCAGGTAGGTAATGGTGACTGAACAGTGTCTGGTAGGTAATGGTGACTGAACGGTGTCTGGTAGGTAATGGTGACTGAACGGTGTCAGGTAGGTAATGGTGACTGAACGGTGTCAGGTAGGTAATGGTGACTGAACAGTGTCAGGTAGGTAATGGTGACTGAACAGAGTCTGGTAGGTAATGGTGACTGAACAGTGTCTGGTAGGTAATGGTGACTGAACAGTGTCAGGTAGGTAATGGTGACTGAACGGTGTCTGGTAGGCAATGGTGACTGAACGGTGTCTGGTAGGTAATGGTGACTGAACGGTGTCTGGTAGGTAATGGTGACTGAACGGTGTCTGGTAGGTAATGGTGACTGAACAGTGTCAGGTAGGTAATGGTGACTGAACAGTGTCTGGTAGGTAATGGTGACTGAACGGTGTCTGGTAGGTAATGGTGACTGAACGGTGTCTGGTAGGTAATGGTGACTGAACAGTGTCTGGTAGGTAATGGTGACTGAACAGTGTCTGGTAGGTAATGGTGACTGAACAGTGTCTGGTAGGTAATGGTGACTGAACGGTGTCTGGTAGGTAATGGTGACTGAACGGTGTCTGGTAGGTAATGGTGACTGAACGGTGTCTGGTAGGTAATGGTGACTGAACAGTGTCTGGTAGGTAATGGTGACTGAACAGTGTCTGGTAGGTAATGGTGACTGAACGGTGTCTGGTAGGTAGTGGTGACTGAACAGTGTCTGGTAGGTAATGGTGACTGAACAGTGTCTGGTAGGTAATGGTGACTGAACAGTGTCTGGTAGGTAATGGTGACTGAACGGTGTCTGGTAGGTAATGGTGACTGAACGGTGTCTGGTAGGTAATGGTGACTGAACAGTGTCTGGTAGGTAATGGTGACTGAACGGTGTCTGGTAGTTAATGGTGACTGAACGGTGTCTGGTAGGTAATGGTGACTGAACGGTGTCTGGTAGGTAATGGTGACTGAACAGTGTCTGGTAGGTAATGGTGACTGAACGGTGTCTGGTAGGTAATGGTGACTGAACGGTGTCTGGTAGGTAATGGTGACTGAACGGTGTCTGGTAGGTAATGGTGACTGAACGGTGTCTGGTAGGTAATGGTGACTGAACAGTGTCTGGTAGGTAATGGTGACTGAACGGTGTCTGGTAGGTAGTGTTGTGCTCCCTTAATGACATTTGACGTTACTTCAATTCCGTTGCACCGTCATCGTCCCTACCATTCCCTCAGTCTTTTTTTTCTAACCTTTAAGGTCGGTACACTGAAGACCTtaatatacaaaaatacactcgGGGCTTTTACGAGAGTTGTGCTACGACAAGTCAGTCTCGTTCCTTCAAAGAAGTTTCTATCATAAACCTTAACAGTGTGACTGAGTCTGTTAGGAAAATCGTAGCTGCTAACTTGGTCGACGCCTCGCACCAGGACAAGGAGagcttcaataataataataataataataataataataataataataataataataataataataataataataataataataatatctttatttctacaagtacatgtacaaggtatacagtcctagctgacatcagtgacatactgctagaaagccgcttgttatgctgagtatttcgggcaaattaggtcagttttgtcccaggatgcgacccacaccagtcgactaacacctaggtactcattattactgatgggtgaacatggacaaccggtgatCACCTTACAAAATTGATTACTTAAGGCGAGGGAGCAAAGGGGGAAAAATGGAGAGTTTTCAGTGCTTTTGATGCGATTTTTGTGTCTCATCTGATTGGCTTCGACACTTTAACTCTGATAACTTGATAAGGCAACTTCTGAGCGGCTTTAAACTTAATGTACAGGTGTAAATTAGGATATTAttctgagataacaagagaaaACCTCCTGAGAAAGCTTGTGAGTTGGGGTTTCTTAATGGGAGATTTAAATTAGTCTGTGATGTGCATCGTCCtaattttaacatttctattgaagaaatttggatattagttttAAGGGGGGACTTACGAAAGCCTCTTCTGCTTAACTTCACATCCTCACCGTTCATATGTAACCACATTAGAAGCtgatgccgcactctgcactattccttttcACTGACTGGTGAAATATTTCCTCGATAAAAATTTCCAAATTCTGCACAAGCGTCTAATTTATAAACTTGTCTATTTTCTGAGGCACTGACATCACGTCCTTCCGAGTGTGCTGAGGTAGAGAGGGCTGGGGTCatgcaatactgggatacctttcctGGATCACTAAGGTGCAGGAGTCAGGGATACGTCTGGTTCTTGTATTCCCGAGGAAACGATAAACCCGCTGGGGCCATACACCGTCTTGGGTATAAAGTACACAGAGTGGCTTTATATTACtttatttgttttatttattttacaaATGATAAAAAATATGAAACTCGTTCATTTACACTAGACATTTACACGGTATTTACACTAGACATTTACACGGTATTTACACTAGACATTTACACGGTATTTACACTAGACATTTACACGGTATTTACACTAGACATTTACACGGTATTTACACTAGTCATTTACACGGTATTTACACAAGACGTTATTGCACTAAGACTAATgaaaatgatggtggtggtgatggtggtagtggtggtggtagtggtggtggtagtggtggtggtagtggtgatgacggtggtggtactcatggtggtggtggtgatggtggtgatagtaggggtaatggtggtggtagtgatggtgatggtagcgttggtagcggtagtggtggtgatggtaggagtaatggtggtgatggtggtagcggtgatggtggtagcggtgatggtggtagcggtgatggtgataatgacgaTGATGACTTTCactataaaggtattttttggtAGTTTTTATATTggcgatgatgatgatggtggtggtggatccggtggtagtgatgatagtggtagtaatgtgggaggtattgttgatggtgagagtAACGATGATACCTGGTCCCTAAAAGTTCACATCACAGCAATATGTAAGCTCAAAGCTCcactcgattctctctctctctctatctctctctctctctctctctctctctctctctctctctctctctctctctctctctctctctctctctctctctctctctctctctctctctctctctctctctctctctctctctctctctctctctctctctctctctctctctctctctctctacacacacacacacacctcgtgaGACTTATATATACAGTGCTTTGGCAGAGATAAAATATTACAGTGAGGCGTGGGCGTGCTGTGGGCTTCAATAAGCTATCTCAGCACCCCAGGGTCTATAAGGCTTGACTCCCGTGCCTGGAGGTTGCAACCCACCGGGGTTGTAAGCTGCGGGGTTGAGGCTTCCGGTGTTGCCGGAGAGGCTAAGGTTGGGTAGGTTGGTGGGTGCGTTGGCGGGGAAGGTGTGGGCGTTGAGGTTGAGATGGTAGTTGGCGTGGGGCGTGGAGGCAGTGCTCATGGTGACGGAGGGCACTTGAGGTGCCCCCGCTCCTGTGGTGGGCAGCCGGGGCACCTGCCCTCCTCCTCCGAGGCTGCAGCCAGAGGTGCCCACCTCCCCGCTGGAGGAGGGGGCGCTGAAGGCGGACATACCGTGGCTCTGGTCTAGCCCCACGCTGGGGGCGTGATGTGCGGGGGATGGGTGGTGGGCTGCCCCGTGAGGGGAAGGCAGAACATGCCCTTGAAATCCCCCCAGGGAAGACCCGGATGGGTAGGACGTAGAAGGGGGCGCAGGCGCAGGCTGTGGGGAACCCCATCCCCAGGAGGACGCGGCCTGCTTGTTGGCCAGGTCGCGCTGCGCTGCATAGCACTGCAGGTGACTCATGAGGCGCAGACGTAGCGGGTCCTGGATATCCATGCCCTCGATGGTGACAAGATAGCGCGCTACCTCCGCCGCGCACTCGCGGAAGCCAATGTTGTGGTAGTCCATAGCAAACTTGTTAGGGTCGTAAGCCAGCGCATCTAAACCTGCAAGAAGAACAACAGTCagaactactactattactgctacaactactaatattgcgactactactattactactactacactgttataagTACCTCTTTTGTATCACTTACAACTCTAATATTCGCACCATTTTACCACGAGAGTAAATTCACCAGCTACAGGAGAACTGGGAAGATACCGAAGGAGAGAGAAACGGAGGAGGGAGTGGGGGGGGAgcaagagggaaagagagaaaggTGGGAAagaagagggaggtagggagggaggtaagggggggagggagggagggatggtagggagggagggaggtagggaggtagggagggaggaaggaggggagaaacgTGACTTTTGACTGGGGTCACATCCAGCCTGGGAACCATAACCCCAccccttctctgtctctctctctctctatctctctctctgtctctctctctctctctctctctctgtatgtatgtgtatgtatgaatatctatctatttatctatatctatctatctatctatctatctatctatctatatatatatatatatatatatatatatatatattatatatatatatatatatattatatataatatatatatatatatatatatatatatatatatatatatatatatatatatatatatatatatatatatatatatatatatatatatatatatatatatattatatatatatatatatatatatatatatatatatatatatatatatatattatatatatatatatatatatatatatatatttatttattttattatcacaccggccgattcccaccaaggcagggtggcccgaaaaagaaaaactttcaccatcattcactccatcactgtcttgccagaagggtgctttacactacagtttttaaactgcaacattaacacccctccttcagagtgcaggcactgtacttcccatctccaggactcaagtccggcctgccggtttccctgaatcccttcataaatgttactttgctcacactccaacagcacgtcaagtattaaaaaccatttgtctccattcactcctatcaaacacgctcacgcatgcctgctggaagtccaagcccctcgcacacaaaacctcctttaccccctccctccaacccttcctaggccgacccctaccccgccttccttccactacagactgatacactcttgaagtcattctgtttcgctccattctctctacatgtccgaaccacctcaacaacccttcctcagccctctggacaacagttttggtaatcccgcacctcctcctaacttccaaactacgaattctctgcattatattcacaccacacattgccctcagacatgacatctccactgcctccagccttctcctcgctgcaacattcatcacccacgcttcacacccatataagagcgttggtaaaactatactctcatacattcccctctttgcctccaaggacaaagttctttgtctccacagactcctaagtgcaccactcactctttttccctcatcaattctatgattcacctcatctttcatagacccatctgctgacacgtccactcccaaatatctgaatacgttcacctcctccatactctctccctccaatctgatattcaatctttcatcacctaatctttttgttatcctcataaccttactctttcctgtattcacctttaattttcttcttttgcacaccctaccaaattcatccaccaatctctgcaacttctcttcagaatctcccaagagcacagtgtcatcagcaaagagcagctgtgacaactcccactttgtgtgtgattctttatcttttaactccacgcctcttgccaagaccctcgcatttacttctcttacaaccccatctataaatatattaaacaaccacggtgacatcacacatccttgtctaaggcctacttttactgggaaaaaatttccctctttcctacatactctaacttgagcctcactatcctcgtaaaaactcttcactgctttcagtaacctacctcctacaccatacacttgcaacatctgccacattgcccccctatccaccctgtcatacgccttttccaaatccataaatgccacaaagacctctttagccttatctaaatactgttcacttatatgtttcactgtaaacacctggtccacacaccccctacctttcctaaagcctccttgttcatctgctatcctattctccgtcttactcttaattctttcaatttataactctaccatacactttaccaggtacactcaacagacttatccccctataatttttgcactctcttttatcccctttgcctttatacaaaggaactatgcatgctctctgccaatccctaggtaccttaccttcttccatacatttattaaataattgcaccaaccactccaaaactatatccccacctgcttttaacatttctatctttatcccatcaatcccggctgccttaccccctttcattttacctactgcctcacgaacttcccccacactcacaactggctcttcctcactcctacaagatgttattcctccttgccctatacacgaaatcacagcttccctatcttcatcaacatttaacaattcctcaaaatattccttccatcttcccaatacctctaactctccatttaataactctcctctcctatttttaactgacaaatccatttgttctctaggctttcttaacttgttaatctcactccaaaactttttcttattttcaacaaaatttgttgataacatctcacccactctctcatttgctctctttttacattgcttcaccactctcttaacttctctctttttctccatatactcttccctccttgcatcacttctactttgtaaaaacttctcatatatatatgtatatatatgtatatatatatatatgtatatatatatatatatatatatatatatatatatgtatatatatgtatatatatatatatgtatatatatgtatatatatatatatgtatatatatgtatatatatatatatgtatatatatgtatatatatatatgtgtatatatatgtatatatatatatgtatatatatatatatgtatatatatgtatatatatatatgtatatatatgtatatatatatatgtatatatatgtatatatatatatatatatatatataaacacatactagctgtctcccaccgaggcagggtgacccgaaaaaaataatttcatcatcactcactccatcaccgtcaTGCCAGAAGCGCGCCAATACTTCGGTTTTGATGCCCGTCTAAATGTAATATCCACAAccctccttcggagtgcaggcgctgtactccCAACCACCACGCTAACTGGTTTCTctaaatctcttcataaatgttaccttgattacactccaacagcacgacaagtcataaaaactacttgcctccattcattcctatctagcACGCTAACAAACGCCTGTTGGAcgttcaagcccctcgcatacaaaacttactttacctcctccctccgacc includes these proteins:
- the Hey gene encoding hairy/enhancer-of-split related with YRPW motif protein 1; the protein is MIVRGRGTFRGDLQQQGEQEAAAGPSTPLLHHHHHHHQHQQHHQQHHHLPHQPPTSAMKRSLSESEGDDIYSADEKDGEDCSSSGGGGGASRKRRRGIIEKRRRDRINNSLSELRRLVPAAFEKQGSAKLEKAEILQMTVDHLKMLHTKGLDALAYDPNKFAMDYHNIGFRECAAEVARYLVTIEGMDIQDPLRLRLMSHLQCYAAQRDLANKQAASSWGWGSPQPAPAPPSTSYPSGSSLGGFQGHVLPSPHGAAHHPSPAHHAPSVGLDQSHGMSAFSAPSSSGEVGTSGCSLGGGGQVPRLPTTGAGAPQVPSVTMSTASTPHANYHLNLNAHTFPANAPTNLPNLSLSGNTGSLNPAAYNPGGLQPPGTGVKPYRPWGAEIAY